One segment of Salvelinus alpinus chromosome 1, SLU_Salpinus.1, whole genome shotgun sequence DNA contains the following:
- the LOC139533525 gene encoding uncharacterized protein — protein MSANLSPPNTLVAELSFSFQDELTATIQNALGVAVEVAVVEVTKLVGQVLRDVRDQMHETLRDNKSLKFRLQAAELELCAARGEERQVESIIGDKASTNSRIQQVHQQLNSLNVSQNTIKSGREGEHRVHESNQSLHTKNVEDRYGGFESEVADNPAYLTESFCEIREDGRICTQDIKPDLLGKSTLSQGDAAETKEVLPNIYSDNHEDVEHFNRACTETTAGHDTSTVDSHPFPEVTTKNAEVKYLVEVKVESADLGCSRNSGPHTEVGEEDYCPDSLSLAQTRLLEDWRPEALQLPHRDPDSFTPSTSHSLSDSPIFNPDIPDLDILSSSSATGLHAGFGKQQQYPPRETAGASTSHSHQMYSPQIGEVNNMAAAQHICKICGEKFHLSEELRRHRSLVHPKDMNKLPKRNLYPPGRSPYHCSLCGRDFNRMEHLKIHQRIHTGERPYACTVCNARFRHSWALTRHFRIHTGEKPYTCSQCGKTFRNCGGLRFHQRTHSMGGVG, from the exons ATGTCGGCAAACTTGAGTCCTCCAAACACGTTGGTAGCGGAATTATCATTTTCGTTTCAGGATGAATTGACTGCTACTATTCAAAATGCATTAGGAGTAGCAGTGGAGGTAGCTGTGGTTGAGGTTACAAAACTAGTCGGCCAAGTGTTGAGGGACGTGCGGGATCAAATGCACGAGACGCTGCGGGACAATAAGTCCCTAAAGTTTCGCTTGCAAGCAGCCGAACTTGAATTATGTGCAGCGCGAGGGGAGGAACGTCAAGTAGAATCAATAATAGGGGACAAAGCCAGTACCAATAGTAGAATTCAACAGGTTCATCAGCAGCTGAATTCTCTAAACGTCTCACAAAATACAATCAAatcaggaagagaaggagagcatAGAGTTCATGAATCCAATCAGTCTCTTCATACAAAAAATGTTGAGGATAGGTATGGAGGATTTGAATCAGAAGTTGCTGATAACCCTGCATATCTTACCGAATCGTTTTGTGAGATCCGTGAGGATGGTCGTATCTGCACTCAAGATATTAAACCAGATTTATTGGGCAAGTCGACTTTAAGTCAAGGAGATGCAGCTG AGACTAAAGAGGTTCTCCCAAACATATACTCAGACAACCATGAAGATGTTGAACATTTTAACCGAGCATGCACAGAGACAACCGCAGGACATGACACATCAACAGTTGACAGCCATCCCTTCCCTGAAGTTACCACGAAGAATGCAGAGGTGAAGTATCTGGTTGAAGTGAAGGTGGAATCTGCAGACCTGGGATGCAGTAGGAATTCTGGTCCCCACACCGAAGTAGGAGAAGAGGACTACTGTCCAGACAGCCTCTCCTTGGCTCAAACTAGGCTGCTGGAGGATTGGAGGCCAGAGGCACTGCAGCTCCCTCACAGGGATCCAGACTCATTCACCCCCTCCACTAGCCACTCTCTAT CGGACTCCCCAATCTTCAACCCAGACATTCCAGACTTGGACATCCTATCGTCTTCTTCAGCCACAGGTCTCCATGCAGGCTTTGGTAAGCAGCAGCAGTACCCACCCAGAGAGACTGCTGGGGCTTCCACCTCTCACTCACACCAGATGTACAGCCCTCAGATAGGTGAAGTGAACAACATGGCTGCAGCACAGCACATCTGCAAGATCTGTGGAGAGAAGTTCCATCTGTCTGAGGAGCTGCGGCGACATCGTAGTCTTGTTCACCCGAAGGATATGAACAAGCTCCCCAAGCGCAACCTCTACCCCCCTGGGCGTAGCCCGTACCACTGCTCCCTGTGTGGTCGAGACTTCAACCGCATGGAGCACCTGAAGATCCATCAGCGTATTCATACTGGAGAGAGGCCTTATGCCTGCACAGTGTGCAACGCACGCTTCCGTCACTCTTGGGCTCTCACAAGACACTTCcgcattcacacaggagagaagccctaCACCTGCAGCCAGTGTGGGAAAACTTTCCGAAACTGTGGGGGACTGCGATTTCACCAGCGCACCCACTCAATGGGAGGGGTCGGCTGA
- the LOC139533519 gene encoding insulin receptor substrate 1-B-like, whose translation MENQVAELLQQQQSYEDVRKSGYLRKQKSMHRRFFVLREASEQGPARLEYYENEKKFQSKSPVPKKALNLETCFNINKRADSKNKHMIVMYTRGESFAIAADSEEVQNEWYQAMLDLQWKCKSPENCGSGGECGLPSPPGPAFKEVWQVKVWPKGLGQARNLVGIYRLCLTDKTVNFVKLNSDMATVVLQLMNVRRCGHSENFFFIEVGRSAMTGPGEFWMQVEDSVVAQNMHETLLEAMKALSEEFRQRSKSQSVGATAGGGTASNPISVPTRRHHPNLPPSQVGFGRRSRTETPGAGGASCTSTSPTPRNGFPRARTASIGGRMEEGGGGARGAWASSSPSLNGSCSTTPTLRTKPTRAPTPAKITLSLARYTPNPAPSPAPSLSSSSGHGSECGLVGGAMGNVAICSYTRVPQRVSVSGSPSDYGSSDEYGSSPGEHSLLVPSLPGGSHGGMGHHAHGESSSSYIVMGQRESIPGFHQRPQGRRMLRRSSSRECEAERRLLSKRASLPLAAHERLAPRRKEEEDEDEEYAVMSRSISRDAFVSQRGSGGSAAGGSAVAVVVGETRARADGVRGEVGGGGAPVDSGYMAMLPGVTASPVSLSLSVAVSDVGAKPGADDEYMAMTPNNSVSPPQHICLPVSEGYMVMSPNSSCSPDLHGMAMWGSRGSMESRAGSDYMNMSPISIRSACSTPPFQPEQNQLQPKMVYSYFSLPRSYKHTLSTRFEDDLDQGKRKEGGHHDHDGPGNQGGQVGYSKRDTATVGPAGGCQLSLSSSSFSSSSASSESLDDRPKSVATGGGLRLTRTGPGFRNGGFRNGGARSKDGSYQQKRASHGPGGQQMKPRPLSVSVDMSKANTLPRVKENLLPTVPQSPGDYVSIVFRGGDVGCRRGDQWGPDHGLSVTHGTPRPVHRPALCHSGSTNLPRSFSVPLATSAALAASAEYVNMDLGMGNSPCPSPRSPVKSPFSLPPAIAPKPRVLARNRPSPRTAEGNVGGHRAAVPTDLPTSYTDYTEMAFSMGSGPNPAVPAMHAAQRSSMEQEPGLVFPSEKSYSSPAQNQSSRLARDRVDRGDQLGRRRHRSETFIMTPPSLPFHMSSSGSLFLESAQAASPHRHRGLEGGSPWENAQAAMSQCAIPAAPAAQDSSSGSAEQGLNYIDLDLPIKDSSQTGLEGGATVPHNVFTSVHSGAVGGGMTGLGNNPGYASIDFCKSEELRAHHQSSRKDVKEC comes from the exons ATGGAGAACCAGGTTGCGGAGCTGCTACAGCAGCAGCAGAGCTACGAGGACGTTCGGAAAAGCGGGTATCTCCGCAAGCAGAAATCTATGCACCGGCGATTCTTCGTTTTGAGGGAAGCCTCGGAACAGGGCCCTGCCCGTTTAGAATATTATGAGAACGAGAAGAAATTCCAAAGCAAGTCACCTGTCCCGAAAAAAGCGCTGAATCTGGAGACTTGCTTCAACATCAACAAGCGGGCGGATTCCAAGAACAAGCACATGATAGTGATGTATACCCGCGGGGAGAGCTTTGCCATTGCAGCTGACAGTGAGGAGGTCCAGAATGAATGGTACCAGGCCATGCTGGACCTTCAGTGGAAAT GTAAAAGCCCAGAGAACTGTGGCAGTGGTGGGGAGTGTGgactcccctctcctccaggcCCAGCTTTTAAGGAGGTGTGGCAGGTCAAGGTGTGGCCTAAAGGGCTTGGCCAGGCCAGAAACCTAGTGGGCATCTACCGGCTGTGCCTGACCGACAAGACGGTCAACTTCGTCAAGCTCAACTCTGACATGGCCACCGTGGTCCTACAGCTGATGAATGTGCGTCGCTGTGGCCACTCTGAGAACTTCTTCTTCATCGAAGTGGGCCGCTCGGCCATGACAGGGCCTGGGGAGTTCTGGATGCAGGTGGAGGACTCGGTGGTCGCCCAGAACATGCATGAGACCCTGCTGGAGGCCATGAAGGCTCTGAGCGAGGAGTTCCGCCAGCGCAGTAAGTCCCAGTCTGTGGGAGCTACAGCTGGAGGTGGCACCGCCTCCAACCCCATCAGTGTCCCCACCCGCCGCCACCACCCCAACCTACCCCCCAGCCAGGTGGGCTTCGGCAGACGATCCCGGACCGAGACCCCTGGAGCAGGTGGGGCCAGCTGCACCAGCACTTCACCCACACCACGCAACGGGTTCCCCAGGGCGCGTACAGCCAGCATCGGGGGAAggatggaggagggtggaggtggagcCAGGGGGGCATGGGCAAGTTCCAGTCCCAGCCTGAATGGATCCTGTTCCACTACACCCACCCTGAGAACCAAGCCCACCAGAGCTCCAACCCCAGCTAAGATCACTCTCAGCCTGGCCCGCTACACCCCCAACCCAGCCCCCTCCCCAGCCCCGAGCCTCTCCTCCAGCTCTGGTCATGGCTCAGAGTGTGGACTAGTCGGAGGGGCAATGGGAAATGTAGCGATCTGCTCTTACACCCGTGTCCCTCAAAGAGTCTCTGTGTCGGGCTCCCCTAGTGACTATGGCTCCTCAGACGAGTATGGCTCCAGCCCTGGAGAGCACTCCCTGCTTGTCCCCAGTCTGCCAGGAGGGTCCCATGGGGGGATGGGACACCATGCTCATGGAGAGAGCTCTTCCAGCTACATAGTGATGGGCCAGAGAGAGAGCATCCCTGGGTTCCATCAGCGTCCTCAGGGCCGCAGGATGCTGCGGCGCTCCTCCAGCAGGGAGTGTGAGGCAGAGCGCAGACTCCTCAGCAAGAGGGCCTCCCTGCCCCTGGCTGCTCACGAACGCCTGGCCCCTcgtaggaaggaggaagaggatgaggacgaAGAGTACGCTGTCATGTCGCGGAGTATTAGCAGGGATGCCTTTGTGTCACAACGTGGATCAGGGGGCTCGGCAGCAGGGGGCTCCGCAGTGGCGGTCGTGGTTGGGGAGACCCGGGCGAGGGCAGATGGGGTCcgaggagaggtgggaggaggaggggcacCAGTGGACAGTGGCTACATGGCCATGTTACCCGGAGTGACAGCTTctcctgtttccctctctctatctgtggcCGTGTCTGACGTCGGTGCCAAACCTGGGGCTGATGATGAGTATATGGCCATGACCCCCAACAATAGTGTGTCTCCCCCCCAGCacatctgcctgcctgtctcagaGGGCTACATGGTCATGTCCCCCAACAGCAGCTGCTCCCCAGACTTGCATGGAATGGCCATGTGGGGGAGCAGGGGCAGCATGGAGAGCCGAGCTGGCAGTGACTACATGAACATGTCTCCTATCAGCATCCGCTCGGCTTGCAGcacacccccctttcaacctgaACAGAACCAGTTACAACCCAAGATGGTCTACTCCTACTTCTCTCTGCCACGAtcctacaaacacacactctctacacGCTTTGAAGATGACTTAGATCAAGGGAAAAGAAAGGAGGGGGGTCATCACGACCATGACGGTCCTGGAAATCAGGGTGGACAAGTGGGCTACAGCAAGAGGGACACAGCCACAGTTGGCCCTGCAGGAGGCTGtcaactctccctctcctcttcctccttctcttccagCTCAGCTAGCAGTGAGAGCCTGGATGATAGGCCCAAATCAGTGGCAACAGGGGGAGGGCTACGACTAACAAGAACAGGGCCAGGGTTCAGGAATGGCGGGTTCAGGAATGGGGGAGCACGCTCAAAGGACGGATCCTACCAGCAAAAACGTGCATCGCATGGCCCAGGGGGACAGCAGATGAAGCCTCGTCCCCTCAGTGTGTCTGTGGACATGTCTAAAGCTAACACTTTGCCAAGGGTTAAGGAGAATCTCCTTCCCACAGTGCCTCAGAGCCCAGGGGATTATGTCAGCATTGTGTTCAGGGGTGGTGACGTGGGGTGCAGGAGAGGAGACCAGTGGGGGCCAGATCATGGACTGTCAGTGACCCATGGAACCCCGAGGCCCGTGCACCGTCCAGCCCTCTGCCACAGTGGCTCCACCAACCTCCCCCGCAGCTTCTCTGTACCTCTGGCCACCTCCGCTGCCTTGGCTGCCTCTGCTGAGTACGTCAACATGGACTTGGGGATGGGGAACTCCCCTTGCCCATCCCCCCGGAGCCCTGTTAAATCACCTTTCAGCCTGCCCCCAGCCATCGCCCCGAAGCCCCGAGTTTTGGCCCGTAATAGGCCCTCTCCTAGGACAGCAGAGGGCAATGTAGGTGGGCATAGGGCAGCAGTGCCAACAGACTTACCCACGTCATATACAGACTACACAGAGATGGCCTTCAGCATGGGTTCAGGGCCTAACCCTGCAGTGCCTGCCATGCACGCTGCCCAAAGATCATCAATGGAGCAGGAGCCAGGCTTGGTCTTTCCCTCAGAAAAGTCCTATTCATCTCCTGCCCAGAACCAAAGCAGCAGGCTGGCCAGAGACAGGGTTGACAGGGGTGACCAACTGGGACGGAGACGCCACCGCTCTGAGACCTTCATCatgactcctccctctctccccttccacaTGTCCTCCTCAGGCTCCTTGTTCTTGGAGAGTGCTCAGGCAGCATCACCTCATCGGCACAGAGGGCTGGAGGGGGGTTCACCGTGGGAGAATGCACAGGCAGCTATGTCTCAATGTGCCATTCCTGCTGCACCCGCAGCCCAGGATTCATCCTCTGGGTCTGCTGAACAAGGCCTTAACTATATTGATCTGGACCTGCCCATTAAGGACAGCTCTCAGACTGGACTGGAGGGGGGAGCCACCGTTCCCCACAATGTCTTCACATCCGTCCACAGTGGGGCAGTTGGGGGAGGCATGACTGGTTTGGGGAACAACCCAGGCTATGCCAGTATTGATTTCTGCAAATCAGAGGAGTTGAGAGCACATCATCAGAGCAGCAGGAAAGATGTAAAAG AATGTTAA